One Oryza sativa Japonica Group chromosome 8, ASM3414082v1 DNA window includes the following coding sequences:
- the LOC136351554 gene encoding uncharacterized protein has protein sequence MAKAMEQERRKAKSSARPEASQAKVVVSTTAGADRGDSERNHWERMPPKRVVKEKVARRKESDAGPNMAAEEGAEPSAPVAEDGGAQAPSQPSSAPATSVQVPNAADMAKAVAAARALQTRAEILSTSQPVVPQAAPSQPVVTTTALTVVQAQISLDPEAQAEADMEAMRQNMTRLQDMLRQMQEQQQAYKAARRTKATTAPILQYSVGYVPPHVHPQVMTRPFPPQAAQAPVYFAGQHQPPGQVPQTVAEGASAL, from the exons atggcgaaggctatggagcaagagCGGCGCAAGGCGAAGAGTAGCGCCAGGCCAGAAGCGtctcaggcgaagg ttgtcgtttcgacaacagctggcgccgaccgtggggactccgagcgaaaccactgggagcgaatgccaccgaagagggtcgtgaaggagaaggttgccAGGCGGAAGGAGAGCGACGCCGGACCAAACATGGCCGCCGAGGaaggagcagagccttcggcgcccgtagccgaagatggaggagcaCAAGCGCCATCTCAACCGTCTTCGGCCCCTGCAACCTCGGTGCAAGTGCCGAACGCGGCCGACATGGCGAAGGCGGTtgcggcggcaagggcactccagaccagggcggagatcctttcgacgAGCCAACCGGTGGTGCCCCAAGCCGCTCCATCGCAGCCGGTGGTGACCACAACCGCGCTCACCGTTGTACAGGCCCAAATCAGCCTTGACCCCGAAGcacaagccgaagccgacatggaagccatgcggcagaacatgacacggctccaagacatgcttcgccaaatgcaagaacaacaacaagcatACAAGGCAGCAAGGCGGACCAAGGCCACGACGGCTCCAATCCTTCAGTATTCGGTAGGCTATGTGCCGCCTCATGTCCATCCGCAAGTGATGACCCGGCCCTTTCCGCCACAAGCCGCGCAGGCGCCGGTGTACTTCGCCGGGCAGCATCAACCACCTGGCCAAGTGCCACAAACAGTGGCggaaggggcttcggctctgtag